Proteins encoded in a region of the Roseateles sp. SL47 genome:
- a CDS encoding TSUP family transporter yields the protein MTSASQPFPDRYEEIVALYEENAIPLAQGWLGFAMDYLLFSICAGLAAYVQTLTGFAFALVLLGLTASLQLGPVGCSADAASLLVLLNVAAYFWFHPLTPEWRRVLPALPSSAIGVAAGLVLLHWLSAQAGRQLAAALGVTIMVCAGLMCLPRQAQATPSGRWSYAVAGGFSGLLGGLFSAAGPPLVFHMYRQPLSTQVVQQGLMVATAFNSALRLVMVAGSGQLSADALWLGLAAAPMVLIVHALHRRFPLRLNSQHVRRLAALLLGGAGLLLALHA from the coding sequence ATGACATCAGCCTCCCAGCCGTTTCCCGACCGTTATGAGGAAATTGTTGCTCTTTATGAGGAAAACGCAATACCCTTGGCCCAGGGATGGCTGGGATTCGCGATGGATTACCTGTTATTCAGCATTTGTGCCGGATTGGCCGCCTATGTGCAAACGCTCACGGGCTTCGCTTTTGCGCTGGTGCTGCTGGGATTGACGGCGTCGCTGCAATTGGGGCCGGTGGGGTGCTCGGCCGATGCTGCGAGCCTGCTGGTGCTGTTGAACGTGGCCGCTTATTTTTGGTTCCATCCCTTGACGCCCGAATGGCGGCGGGTGCTGCCCGCGCTGCCCAGCAGTGCCATTGGGGTGGCTGCGGGGCTGGTCTTGCTGCACTGGCTGAGTGCTCAGGCCGGGCGCCAATTGGCGGCCGCGCTGGGCGTGACCATCATGGTGTGTGCCGGGCTGATGTGCCTGCCGCGCCAGGCGCAGGCAACGCCGTCCGGACGATGGAGCTATGCAGTGGCGGGGGGCTTTTCGGGTCTGCTGGGCGGGCTCTTCTCTGCGGCGGGGCCACCCCTCGTGTTCCACATGTATCGACAGCCTTTGTCGACACAGGTGGTGCAGCAAGGCTTGATGGTGGCCACCGCCTTCAACAGTGCCTTGCGGCTGGTGATGGTGGCGGGGAGTGGGCAGTTGTCCGCCGATGCCCTCTGGCTCGGGCTTGCTGCAGCGCCGATGGTGCTGATCGTCCACGCACTGCATCGGCGCTTTCCGCTCCGGTTGAATTCACAGCACGTGCGCCGATTGGCGGCTTTGCTGCTGGGCGGGGCCGGACTTTTACTGGCGTTGCACGCCTGA
- the serB gene encoding phosphoserine phosphatase SerB: protein MSAELSPLVLQNVTPPLRLSDYRLAAFDMDSTLISIECIDEIADVAGKKAEVAAITEAAMRGEITDFKDSLRRRLALLKGVPASALEEVLTQRLQFNPGAVELCAALKAAGLKLVLVSGGFTFFAQHVAERLGIDFMRSNALEIIDGQLTGGLHMQAWGDICDGEEKRRMMLACAQEIGATPAQCIAVGDGANDLIMMGAAGLSVAYHAKPKVRAQAMVAIQDGGLDRLLTLFN, encoded by the coding sequence ATGTCTGCCGAGCTGTCTCCGCTGGTCCTCCAGAACGTCACCCCGCCGCTGCGCCTGAGCGATTACCGCCTGGCGGCGTTCGACATGGACTCCACCCTGATCTCCATCGAATGCATCGATGAAATCGCAGACGTGGCCGGCAAAAAGGCCGAGGTGGCCGCCATCACTGAAGCGGCCATGCGCGGCGAGATCACCGATTTCAAGGACAGCCTGCGCCGCCGGCTGGCCCTGCTCAAGGGCGTTCCGGCCTCGGCACTGGAAGAGGTGCTCACCCAGCGGCTTCAGTTCAATCCGGGTGCGGTGGAACTGTGTGCCGCGCTGAAGGCGGCGGGTTTGAAGCTGGTGCTGGTGTCGGGCGGCTTCACGTTTTTTGCCCAGCATGTGGCCGAGCGCTTGGGCATCGATTTCATGCGCAGCAATGCGCTGGAGATCATCGACGGACAGCTCACGGGCGGCTTGCACATGCAAGCCTGGGGTGACATTTGCGACGGTGAAGAAAAGCGCCGGATGATGCTGGCCTGCGCGCAGGAGATCGGAGCGACCCCGGCGCAATGCATCGCGGTGGGAGACGGCGCGAACGACCTGATCATGATGGGTGCGGCCGGGCTGTCGGTGGCTTATCACGCCAAGCCCAAAGTGCGCGCCCAGGCCATGGTGGCCATTCAGGACGGTGGGTTGGATCGGTTGTTGACACTGTTCAACTAA
- a CDS encoding RNA-binding S4 domain-containing protein, with the protein MPASDSSSTPFIPFTLRGEFIELDKLLKVCGLVDSGGAARHLISEGQVQVDGATELRKTAKIRAGQVVEFGGQRIEVAAAP; encoded by the coding sequence ATGCCTGCATCCGACTCCTCCTCCACTCCCTTCATCCCCTTCACCCTGCGCGGCGAGTTCATTGAACTGGACAAGCTGCTCAAGGTGTGTGGCCTGGTCGACAGTGGCGGCGCCGCCCGCCATCTGATCAGCGAGGGGCAGGTGCAGGTGGACGGTGCGACCGAGTTGCGCAAGACCGCCAAGATCCGCGCCGGCCAGGTGGTGGAATTCGGCGGGCAGCGCATCGAGGTGGCGGCCGCGCCCTGA
- a CDS encoding PLP-dependent aminotransferase family protein, with product MKRYEVLADDLAASIAAGQLRPGDRLPSVREASKDRSVSPSTVFEAYYLLEARGLIEARPRSGYFVSQAAISHPEPHASDPLAEERSVEVSELVFQVLDVARNRAVVPLGSAFPSPTLFPLDKLALALGKATRGLDPWRTVEDLSPGSAELRRQIGLRYLSAGCKVDADEVVVTNGAMEALNLCLEAVTKPGDLVAIESPTFYGALQALERRGLKAVEVATHARTGVDVPALAAIIDRHPVKACWLMPNFQNPLGSLMPDAAKAALVALLAERDIPLIEDDVYGELYFGPRPRPAKAWDKSGWVLHCSSFSKSLAPGFRVGWVAAGRFARNVSRRKLMSSLATPVPMQEGLSEYLRRGGYDRHLRQLRQALVTNRQVVLRTIAKSFPSGTRVTQPEGGYFVWVELPAEINTLELHRVALSHDISIAPGHLFSADHRFTHHLRLNFGHPDHAQVVESLKTLGKIAKALAQEGFTEQR from the coding sequence ATGAAGCGTTACGAAGTTCTTGCCGATGACCTGGCGGCGTCCATCGCTGCGGGTCAGTTGCGCCCTGGAGACCGCCTTCCATCGGTCCGCGAAGCCAGCAAGGACCGCAGTGTCAGCCCCTCGACCGTCTTTGAGGCCTACTACCTGCTGGAGGCCCGCGGCCTGATCGAGGCGCGGCCACGGTCCGGCTATTTTGTCAGCCAGGCGGCGATTTCTCACCCGGAGCCCCACGCCTCCGATCCGCTGGCCGAGGAGCGCAGCGTCGAGGTGTCAGAGCTGGTGTTTCAGGTGCTCGATGTGGCGCGCAACCGGGCTGTGGTGCCGTTGGGCTCGGCGTTTCCCAGCCCGACGCTGTTCCCGCTGGACAAGCTGGCCCTGGCGCTCGGCAAGGCCACGCGCGGGCTGGACCCTTGGCGCACCGTCGAAGACCTCTCACCGGGCAGCGCCGAACTCCGGCGCCAGATTGGTCTGCGTTACCTGAGTGCCGGCTGCAAGGTGGATGCGGATGAGGTCGTCGTGACCAATGGGGCGATGGAGGCATTGAACCTGTGCCTGGAGGCGGTCACCAAGCCCGGCGACCTTGTGGCCATCGAGTCCCCGACCTTTTATGGCGCCCTGCAGGCGCTGGAGCGGCGTGGGCTCAAGGCCGTTGAGGTGGCCACCCACGCGCGTACCGGCGTTGATGTGCCTGCGTTGGCCGCCATCATCGACCGGCATCCGGTGAAAGCGTGCTGGCTGATGCCGAATTTCCAGAATCCGTTGGGCAGCCTGATGCCGGATGCCGCCAAGGCAGCGCTGGTGGCATTGCTGGCGGAGCGAGACATTCCGCTCATTGAAGATGACGTGTATGGAGAGCTGTACTTCGGACCACGCCCACGGCCCGCCAAGGCCTGGGACAAGAGCGGCTGGGTCCTGCATTGCAGTTCCTTTTCCAAATCTCTGGCGCCTGGTTTTCGCGTCGGCTGGGTGGCCGCCGGTCGGTTCGCCCGGAACGTCAGCCGCCGCAAACTCATGAGTTCATTGGCGACACCTGTCCCCATGCAGGAGGGCCTGAGTGAATACCTCCGGCGAGGCGGTTATGACCGGCACTTGCGGCAGCTTCGGCAAGCGCTCGTGACCAACCGCCAGGTGGTGTTGAGGACGATTGCCAAAAGCTTTCCTTCAGGCACCCGAGTCACCCAGCCGGAGGGGGGATATTTCGTGTGGGTGGAATTGCCGGCCGAGATCAACACCCTGGAGTTGCACCGGGTGGCCTTGTCGCATGACATCAGCATTGCGCCGGGGCATTTGTTTTCGGCCGATCACCGCTTCACGCATCACCTGCGGCTGAATTTCGGACATCCCGACCATGCGCAGGTGGTGGAGTCGCTGAAGACGCTGGGGAAGATTGCAAAGGCGCTGGCGCAGGAGGGCTTCACCGAGCAACGGTGA
- a CDS encoding thiamine pyrophosphate-binding protein has product MTLRPNISGERLAGHALVEALIAQGVDTVFGVPGESYLAVLDGLHEHQERIRFMACRHEGGAAFMAEAAGKLTGRPGVCLVTRAPGATNASIGLHTAFQDSTPMVLLIGQVASDQRDREAFQEVDYRQMLGPGTLGMAKWVAEVQDADRLPEYLARAFHIAQQGRPGPVVLALPEDMLTTVTTAPVLPRVTPAVSWPSPSDLLALQARLENADRPLLLVGGGGWTPQACEALEHFARTWHLPVACGFRRQDLFDNRDALYAGDVGIGINPALAQRVRDADLIIALGPRLGEMTTGGYELLQPPRPHQQLVHIHAGAEELGRVYAADQVIQASMSVAALALQTLRPEDHFVFPWTEWTCSAHADYQRNQQGTPVQPMDMTAVIQLLNRLLPPDTIFTNGAGNYSGWLHRFHRYPALHQSGRTQLAPTSGAMGYGFPAAVAASLLQKDRWVVNIAGDGDFLMTSQEMATAMAHGARRLICLVVDNGSYGTIRMHQEREYPGRTSGSDLHNPDFAALARAYGWAAHTAEHTEAVEPALRDAVRTQQPTLIHIKLPVDISTSRTTLTRIREAALQRQARPRGE; this is encoded by the coding sequence ATGACCCTCCGCCCCAACATTTCCGGCGAGCGTCTCGCCGGTCACGCCCTCGTTGAGGCCCTCATCGCCCAAGGCGTGGACACCGTCTTTGGTGTCCCCGGCGAAAGTTATCTCGCCGTCCTGGATGGTTTGCATGAGCATCAGGAGCGCATACGCTTCATGGCCTGCCGCCACGAAGGCGGCGCAGCGTTCATGGCCGAGGCGGCGGGCAAGCTCACGGGCCGGCCCGGCGTCTGCCTGGTGACCCGGGCACCGGGCGCGACCAATGCCAGCATCGGCCTGCACACGGCATTTCAAGACTCCACACCCATGGTGCTGCTGATCGGCCAGGTGGCGTCGGATCAGCGGGACCGCGAAGCCTTCCAGGAAGTCGACTACCGCCAGATGCTTGGCCCCGGCACCCTGGGCATGGCCAAATGGGTGGCCGAAGTGCAGGACGCCGACCGCCTGCCCGAATACCTCGCCCGAGCGTTCCACATCGCCCAGCAAGGGCGGCCCGGCCCCGTGGTGCTGGCGCTGCCTGAGGACATGCTCACCACGGTCACCACAGCGCCTGTGTTGCCCCGCGTCACGCCCGCCGTGTCGTGGCCGTCCCCCAGCGATCTGCTGGCCTTGCAGGCGCGGCTGGAGAATGCCGACCGACCCTTGCTGTTGGTGGGGGGCGGGGGCTGGACGCCGCAGGCCTGCGAAGCCCTGGAGCACTTCGCACGCACCTGGCATCTGCCAGTGGCCTGTGGGTTCCGCCGCCAGGATCTCTTTGACAATCGAGACGCGCTGTATGCGGGTGATGTCGGCATTGGCATCAACCCCGCATTGGCGCAACGCGTGCGGGATGCCGACCTGATCATCGCCCTGGGCCCTCGCCTGGGCGAAATGACGACCGGTGGCTACGAACTGCTGCAACCGCCGCGCCCGCATCAGCAGTTGGTGCACATTCACGCAGGAGCGGAAGAACTCGGGCGCGTGTATGCAGCGGACCAGGTGATCCAGGCCAGCATGAGTGTGGCGGCGCTGGCCTTGCAGACGCTACGGCCCGAGGATCACTTTGTCTTCCCATGGACCGAGTGGACATGCTCGGCCCACGCCGATTACCAACGCAATCAGCAGGGGACACCGGTGCAGCCGATGGACATGACCGCCGTGATCCAGCTGCTCAACCGCCTGCTGCCGCCCGACACCATCTTCACCAACGGCGCCGGCAACTACAGCGGCTGGCTGCATCGTTTCCATCGTTACCCCGCCCTCCATCAGAGCGGACGAACCCAACTGGCCCCCACCAGCGGCGCCATGGGGTATGGGTTTCCGGCTGCAGTGGCGGCCAGCCTGCTGCAGAAGGACCGTTGGGTGGTCAACATCGCCGGCGACGGCGACTTCCTGATGACCAGCCAGGAGATGGCCACGGCCATGGCCCATGGGGCGCGCCGGCTGATCTGCCTGGTGGTGGACAACGGCAGCTACGGCACCATCCGCATGCATCAGGAGCGGGAGTACCCCGGCCGCACCAGCGGCAGCGACCTGCACAACCCGGATTTCGCTGCGCTGGCCCGCGCCTACGGCTGGGCCGCCCATACCGCCGAACATACCGAGGCGGTGGAGCCGGCGCTGCGGGACGCCGTACGGACCCAGCAACCGACGCTCATTCACATCAAGTTGCCTGTCGACATCTCCACCAGCCGCACGACACTGACCCGCATCCGGGAGGCAGCCCTTCAACGACAGGCCCGGCCTCGGGGAGAATGA
- the rraA gene encoding ribonuclease E activity regulator RraA — protein MTTPTPSIGFSTCDLCDSLKADTSGAIRWLPGSLYRSYGGFARFAGPIATVRCLEDNSLVKAAVESFGAGRVLVVDGGGSLRRSLVGGNLAASAAKNGWAGLLVHGAVRDLQELKAADIGIFALGHVPMPTDRRGQGVEDVPVQIEGHWLRPGEWIYADEDGVVVTTGPVHPAG, from the coding sequence ATGACCACCCCCACACCCAGCATCGGCTTCTCAACCTGCGATCTCTGTGATTCGCTGAAGGCGGACACCAGCGGTGCCATCCGCTGGCTGCCGGGCAGCCTCTACCGCAGCTATGGCGGTTTCGCCCGCTTCGCCGGCCCGATCGCCACCGTGCGCTGTCTGGAGGACAACTCCCTGGTGAAGGCCGCCGTGGAAAGCTTTGGCGCTGGTCGTGTGCTCGTGGTGGACGGTGGCGGCTCGCTGCGCCGTTCGCTGGTGGGGGGCAATCTGGCGGCCAGTGCCGCCAAGAACGGTTGGGCCGGGCTGCTGGTTCACGGTGCCGTGCGAGACCTGCAGGAACTCAAGGCGGCCGACATCGGCATCTTTGCCCTTGGCCATGTGCCCATGCCCACCGACCGGCGAGGCCAGGGCGTGGAAGACGTGCCCGTGCAGATCGAAGGCCATTGGCTTCGTCCGGGCGAGTGGATCTATGCGGATGAGGACGGCGTGGTGGTCACCACCGGCCCGGTGCATCCGGCTGGGTGA
- the mfd gene encoding transcription-repair coupling factor, producing MQLPSIAPGKRFTQPRPIGSADALLLATFAHQQVAAGRLTVVVTAEPGDTQRLEDELKFFAPALRVAVFPDWETLPYDSFSPHQDLISERLATLWRLLQANDKATADRDLDVVLLPATTALTRLAPPSFLAATTFNFRQKQRLDESALKQQLTLGGYQHVSQVVSPGEYAVRGGLIDLFPMGSAVPYRVDLFGDEVDSIRVFDPDSQRSLYPVPDVRLLPGREFPMDEASRKAFRARWREKMDGDPTRSRIYKDIDTGLATAGIEYYLPLFFDQVASLFDYLPAEAGLVLHGEVDEALQRFWADTRERHRFLQHDPERPILPPEEIYLRPEDFFGATHRHAVLSVRGRDAVDYARPLPDVSVERGAQEPLARLAGHLKSTDHRVLLLAESDGRRESLLELLRDNKIDPPSVKDLAEFLAGDERFAITAAPLAAGFSWVNPAVAGTAPAAAEGDAPHILQLFTETELFATTPTTRRRRKQEQVSDVNALIKDLSELKVGDPVVHTSHGIGRYLGLINIDLGEGPSEFLHLEYADKATLYVPVAQLHLISRYTGVSPEEAPLHKLGSGQWDKARRKAAEQVRDTAAELLNLYARRAAREGHAFRYSPHDYEAFAASFGFEETPDQRAAIHAVIQDMISPRPMDRLVCGDVGFGKTEVALRAAFVAVMGGKQVAVLAPTTLLAEQHFQNIADRFGKWPVKVAEMSRFRSTKEIKAAMEGLADGSIDIVIGTHKLLSADVKFKRLGLLVIDEEHRFGVRHKEAMKAMRAEVDVLTLTATPIPRTLGMALEGLRDLSVIATAPQRRLAIKTFVRSENSGTIREAVLRELKRGGQVYFLHNEVETIENRRMKLQELLPEARIVVAHGQMPERELERVMREFVGGKHNLLLCSTIIETGIDVPSANTIVISRADKFGLAQLHQLRGRVGRSHHQAYAYLMVPDIEGLTKQAAQRLEAIQNMEELGSGFYLAMHDLEIRGAGEVLGENQSGNMMEVGFQLYNDMLSEAVRSLKAGREPDLLSPLSATTEINLHAPALLPDAYCGDVHQRLSLYKRLATADKTDQIDAMLEEITDRFGKLPPQGQTLFDTHRLRVLAKPYGVLKIDAAPTVININFRPNPPIDALRVIELVQKNRNIKLVGNEKLRIDKALTDPKDRAQAVREVLRLLGAPTTTA from the coding sequence ATGCAGCTTCCCTCCATCGCTCCTGGTAAACGCTTCACACAACCCCGCCCGATCGGCTCTGCCGATGCCTTGCTGCTGGCCACCTTTGCACACCAGCAGGTGGCTGCCGGACGGCTGACCGTGGTGGTGACCGCAGAGCCGGGTGACACCCAGCGGCTGGAGGACGAGCTCAAGTTCTTCGCCCCGGCGCTGAGGGTCGCGGTGTTTCCGGATTGGGAGACGTTGCCGTATGACAGCTTCAGTCCTCACCAGGACCTGATTTCCGAGCGTCTGGCCACCTTGTGGCGCCTGCTGCAGGCCAATGACAAGGCCACGGCCGACCGCGACCTGGATGTGGTGCTGCTGCCCGCCACCACCGCGCTCACCCGGCTGGCCCCGCCGTCCTTCCTGGCGGCCACCACCTTCAACTTCCGGCAGAAGCAGCGGCTGGATGAGTCGGCGCTCAAGCAGCAGCTCACGCTCGGCGGTTATCAGCATGTCAGCCAGGTGGTGTCACCCGGCGAATATGCGGTGCGTGGCGGTCTGATCGACCTGTTCCCGATGGGCTCGGCCGTGCCTTACCGCGTCGACCTGTTTGGCGACGAGGTGGACTCCATTCGTGTGTTCGATCCGGACAGCCAGCGCAGCCTGTATCCGGTGCCGGATGTGCGCCTGCTGCCGGGCCGTGAATTCCCGATGGACGAAGCGTCCCGCAAGGCCTTCCGGGCCCGCTGGCGCGAGAAGATGGACGGCGACCCGACCCGGTCACGCATCTACAAGGACATCGACACCGGCCTGGCCACAGCGGGCATCGAGTACTACCTGCCGTTGTTCTTCGACCAGGTCGCCAGCCTCTTCGACTATCTCCCCGCCGAAGCCGGCCTGGTGCTGCACGGCGAGGTCGATGAAGCCCTGCAGCGCTTCTGGGCGGACACCCGCGAGCGTCATCGTTTCCTGCAGCATGACCCGGAACGGCCGATCCTGCCGCCCGAAGAGATCTACCTCCGGCCGGAGGACTTCTTTGGCGCCACGCACCGCCATGCGGTGCTGTCGGTGCGGGGCCGCGACGCCGTGGACTATGCCCGTCCGCTGCCCGACGTGAGTGTGGAACGCGGCGCCCAGGAGCCCCTGGCCCGGCTGGCCGGCCACCTCAAGAGCACCGACCATCGGGTGCTGCTGCTGGCCGAAAGCGATGGCCGGCGCGAGAGCCTGCTGGAACTGCTGCGCGACAACAAGATCGATCCCCCCTCGGTCAAGGACCTGGCCGAATTCCTGGCCGGCGATGAGCGCTTTGCCATCACGGCGGCCCCGCTGGCGGCCGGTTTCAGCTGGGTGAATCCGGCGGTGGCGGGTACTGCGCCCGCAGCGGCGGAGGGCGACGCCCCCCACATCCTGCAGCTCTTCACCGAGACCGAGCTGTTTGCCACCACACCGACCACCCGTCGGCGGCGCAAGCAGGAGCAGGTCAGCGACGTCAATGCGTTGATCAAGGACCTGTCCGAGCTGAAGGTCGGTGATCCGGTGGTGCATACCAGCCACGGCATTGGCCGGTATCTGGGGCTGATCAACATCGATCTGGGGGAAGGCCCCAGCGAATTCCTGCATCTGGAATACGCCGACAAAGCCACCTTGTATGTGCCGGTGGCCCAACTGCATCTGATCAGCCGCTATACCGGTGTCAGCCCGGAAGAAGCGCCGCTGCACAAGCTCGGCTCCGGTCAGTGGGACAAGGCCCGACGCAAGGCCGCCGAACAGGTGCGTGACACCGCCGCCGAACTGCTCAACCTGTATGCCCGCCGTGCCGCGCGTGAAGGCCATGCCTTCCGCTACTCGCCGCACGACTATGAAGCCTTTGCCGCCAGCTTCGGTTTTGAGGAGACCCCCGACCAGCGGGCGGCCATCCACGCGGTCATCCAGGACATGATCAGCCCGCGCCCGATGGACCGGCTGGTCTGCGGCGATGTGGGTTTCGGCAAGACCGAGGTGGCCCTGCGCGCCGCCTTTGTGGCCGTGATGGGTGGCAAGCAGGTGGCCGTGCTGGCCCCCACCACCCTGCTGGCCGAACAACACTTCCAGAACATTGCGGACCGCTTCGGCAAATGGCCGGTCAAGGTGGCCGAGATGAGCCGTTTCCGGTCCACCAAGGAAATCAAGGCCGCCATGGAAGGCCTGGCGGATGGCTCCATCGACATCGTCATCGGGACCCACAAGCTGCTGTCGGCGGATGTGAAATTCAAGCGGCTGGGCCTGCTGGTGATCGACGAAGAACACCGCTTTGGCGTCCGCCACAAAGAAGCCATGAAGGCGATGCGGGCCGAGGTGGATGTGCTCACTCTCACCGCCACGCCGATCCCCCGCACCCTGGGCATGGCGCTGGAAGGCCTGCGCGACCTCAGCGTGATCGCCACGGCGCCCCAGCGCCGCCTGGCCATCAAGACCTTCGTGCGCAGTGAAAACAGCGGCACCATCCGGGAAGCGGTGCTGCGCGAACTCAAGCGGGGCGGCCAGGTCTACTTCCTGCACAACGAAGTGGAAACCATCGAAAACCGGCGCATGAAGCTGCAGGAACTGCTGCCAGAAGCCCGCATCGTGGTGGCCCATGGCCAGATGCCGGAGCGGGAACTGGAACGGGTGATGCGGGAGTTCGTGGGGGGCAAGCACAACCTGCTGCTGTGCTCCACCATCATCGAGACCGGCATCGACGTCCCCAGCGCCAACACCATCGTGATCAGCCGTGCCGACAAGTTCGGGCTGGCTCAATTGCATCAGCTGCGCGGCCGTGTGGGCCGGTCCCACCACCAGGCTTACGCCTATCTGATGGTGCCGGACATCGAAGGTCTGACCAAACAGGCCGCCCAGCGGCTGGAGGCCATCCAGAACATGGAAGAACTGGGGTCCGGCTTCTATCTGGCCATGCATGACCTGGAGATTCGCGGCGCGGGTGAAGTGCTGGGTGAAAACCAGAGCGGCAACATGATGGAAGTGGGCTTCCAGCTCTACAACGACATGCTCTCGGAAGCGGTGCGTTCGCTGAAGGCCGGGCGTGAACCGGATCTGCTCAGCCCTTTGTCCGCCACCACCGAAATCAACCTGCATGCCCCGGCCCTGCTGCCGGATGCCTACTGCGGCGACGTGCATCAACGCTTGTCGCTCTACAAGCGGCTGGCCACGGCGGACAAGACCGACCAGATCGATGCGATGCTGGAAGAAATCACCGACCGTTTCGGCAAGCTGCCGCCGCAAGGCCAGACGCTGTTTGACACCCACCGCCTGCGCGTATTGGCCAAGCCGTATGGCGTCTTGAAGATCGATGCGGCACCGACCGTCATCAACATCAACTTCCGCCCCAATCCGCCGATTGACGCCTTGCGGGTGATTGAGCTGGTGCAGAAGAACCGCAACATCAAGCTGGTGGGCAATGAAAAGCTGCGCATCGACAAGGCCCTGACCGATCCGAAGGACCGGGCCCAGGCGGTGCGGGAAGTACTCCGTCTGTTGGGGGCCCCCACGACCACCGCATGA
- the cysC gene encoding adenylyl-sulfate kinase, which yields MGHPYGTEGRAAFEASVSFGRDIFKHRGAVSPPDRARLLGQRATTIWFTGLSGAGKSTLAYEMERRLLAQRRLSYVLDGDNLRHHLNSDLGFSAQDRRENIRRTAEVASLMNDAGLIVFSALISPSREDRSMARAIVGDARFVEVYMSADVSTCEGRDPKGLYAKARAGLISQFTGITSPYEEPEAPTLCIDTGRMNLDEAADELMQLLWSSGVLH from the coding sequence ATGGGTCATCCATACGGCACTGAAGGTCGGGCAGCATTTGAAGCGTCGGTCTCGTTCGGCAGAGACATCTTCAAACACAGAGGCGCTGTCTCTCCACCGGACCGCGCGCGCCTCCTGGGCCAACGCGCCACCACCATCTGGTTCACCGGCCTGAGTGGCGCCGGCAAATCCACGCTGGCCTATGAAATGGAGCGCCGCCTCCTCGCGCAGCGGCGCCTGAGCTACGTGCTGGACGGCGACAACCTCCGCCACCATCTCAACAGTGACCTCGGATTCAGTGCCCAGGATCGGCGGGAGAACATTCGCCGCACCGCCGAAGTCGCTTCGCTGATGAATGACGCGGGGCTGATTGTGTTCAGCGCGCTCATTTCTCCGAGCCGCGAAGATCGCTCCATGGCTCGTGCCATCGTCGGTGACGCGCGTTTCGTGGAGGTCTACATGAGCGCGGATGTGTCCACCTGCGAAGGGCGCGACCCGAAAGGGCTCTATGCGAAAGCCCGTGCGGGACTGATTTCACAGTTCACCGGCATCACCTCACCCTACGAAGAACCAGAAGCGCCCACCCTGTGCATCGACACCGGGCGGATGAACCTGGACGAAGC